The proteins below are encoded in one region of uncultured Desulfovibrio sp.:
- a CDS encoding YbaB/EbfC family nucleoid-associated protein produces MRNMNDILRQAQVMQNKLAKLQQEAAERTYEASSGGGMVKALVSGRQELRGITIDPKALEGGDVEMLQDLILAAVNEAGRIARETLEREMNAISGGIRLPGVF; encoded by the coding sequence ATGCGCAATATGAACGACATCCTGCGCCAGGCGCAGGTCATGCAGAACAAGCTCGCCAAGCTCCAGCAGGAAGCGGCGGAACGCACCTATGAAGCCAGCAGCGGCGGCGGCATGGTCAAGGCCCTGGTCAGCGGCCGGCAGGAGCTGCGCGGCATCACCATTGACCCCAAGGCGCTGGAAGGCGGCGACGTGGAAATGCTCCAGGACCTCATCCTGGCTGCGGTGAATGAAGCCGGCCGCATTGCCCGCGAGACCCTGGAACGTGAAATGAACGCCATTTCCGGCGGCATCCGTCTGCCCGGCGTCTTCTGA
- a CDS encoding hydantoinase/oxoprolinase family protein has protein sequence MTEYVLGIDAGGTHTDAVLCGPEGLVAAAKTVTCHDNLPSSVAAVLAALREALGQRDVLLQRVARVTLGATLAVNALVQHKADAVGLALSAGPGLAPARFALGGHVCVVPGGLDHRGVEVSPLELDGLTAAASRWQAEGVRAIACVGKFSPRNPAHEDRMREAAHAASGLPVTRGHALSGQLNFPRRIATAYYNAAVERLHAAFLDAVEVELRHAGITAPVRLLKADGGAVPAELSRREPVQSILSGPAASVMGVMALAPVEQDDCSLLLDMGGTTTDLALFVDGSPVVDREGMLLDGRRTLVRALASLSIGVGGDSLLTPTEDGVRVGPLRQGPAAAFGGTDATFLDALNVLDAPGGMTSGDAAASCAAMSALAAACGRQASTLARQALDDALRHIGQAAADLLRSCNERPVYTLAALKGMRTLRPRRAWLVGGPAQRMRERLSLFMDMPVDCPAHSDVANAVGAALTLPTATLDVYADSGRGRLYAPALDHEESMPRSWRLPQVEERALALLRERLAPSVGQGEAVRVEVLESHAFATLDDGGFGSRDMRVSCQVVPGIAGRLASGGEAAWR, from the coding sequence ATGACCGAATACGTGCTGGGCATAGACGCCGGCGGCACCCATACCGATGCGGTGCTGTGCGGTCCCGAAGGGCTGGTGGCCGCGGCCAAAACCGTGACCTGTCACGACAATCTGCCGTCTTCCGTGGCGGCGGTGCTGGCAGCCCTGCGGGAGGCCCTGGGGCAGCGGGATGTTCTGCTGCAACGGGTGGCCCGTGTGACGCTGGGCGCCACCCTGGCCGTCAATGCGCTGGTGCAGCACAAGGCCGATGCGGTGGGCCTGGCCCTTTCCGCCGGGCCGGGGCTGGCACCGGCCCGTTTTGCCCTGGGCGGGCATGTCTGCGTGGTGCCCGGTGGTCTGGACCATCGCGGCGTCGAGGTCAGTCCCCTGGAACTGGACGGCCTCACGGCGGCGGCATCCCGCTGGCAGGCGGAGGGCGTCAGGGCCATTGCCTGCGTGGGCAAGTTTTCGCCGCGCAATCCTGCCCATGAGGACCGCATGCGCGAGGCGGCGCATGCGGCATCGGGGCTGCCTGTCACCCGGGGGCACGCCCTTTCCGGCCAGCTCAATTTTCCCCGGCGCATTGCCACAGCCTACTACAATGCGGCGGTGGAGCGTCTGCATGCCGCCTTTCTGGACGCTGTGGAAGTCGAATTGCGTCATGCGGGCATAACGGCGCCGGTGCGTCTGCTCAAGGCTGACGGCGGGGCCGTACCGGCGGAACTTTCCCGGCGTGAACCCGTGCAATCCATTCTTTCCGGTCCGGCGGCCAGTGTCATGGGCGTCATGGCCCTTGCGCCGGTGGAGCAGGACGACTGCTCCCTGCTGCTGGACATGGGCGGCACCACCACGGACCTGGCCCTCTTTGTGGACGGCTCCCCGGTGGTGGACCGCGAAGGCATGCTGCTGGACGGACGGCGTACCCTGGTGCGGGCGCTGGCCTCGCTGTCCATCGGCGTGGGCGGGGATTCCCTGCTGACGCCCACCGAGGACGGTGTGCGCGTGGGGCCTCTGCGTCAGGGGCCTGCCGCGGCCTTTGGCGGAACGGACGCCACCTTTCTGGATGCGCTCAACGTGCTTGACGCCCCCGGCGGCATGACCTCCGGGGATGCGGCAGCCTCCTGTGCAGCCATGTCCGCTCTGGCGGCGGCCTGCGGCCGCCAGGCGTCGACCCTGGCCCGGCAGGCGCTGGACGATGCCCTGCGTCACATCGGGCAGGCGGCGGCCGATCTGCTGCGCAGCTGCAACGAGCGCCCGGTCTATACCCTGGCCGCCCTCAAGGGCATGCGCACCCTGCGTCCCCGCCGTGCCTGGCTGGTGGGCGGTCCGGCACAGCGCATGCGCGAGCGGCTTTCCCTGTTCATGGATATGCCTGTGGACTGTCCCGCACACAGCGATGTGGCCAATGCCGTGGGCGCGGCGCTTACCCTGCCCACGGCCACGCTGGATGTCTATGCCGACAGCGGCCGCGGCCGCCTGTATGCGCCGGCGCTGGATCATGAGGAGAGCATGCCCCGTTCCTGGCGTCTGCCGCAGGTGGAGGAACGCGCCCTGGCACTGCTGCGGGAGCGTCTGGCCCCCAGTGTGGGGCAGGGTGAGGCTGTGCGCGTGGAGGTGCTGGAATCCCATGCCTTTGCCACCCTGGATGACGGCGGCTTTGGCTCGCGTGACATGCGCGTGAGCTGCCAGGTGGTGCCGGGCATTGCCGGCCGTCTGGCTTCCGGAGGAGAGGCCGCATGGAGATAG
- a CDS encoding branched-chain amino acid transaminase: MMEKTKFIWFDGKLVPWDQAQVHVLTHALHYGSAVFEGIRAYACADGSSSVFRLPEHSTRLVNSAKILRLELPYTAEQIADAVVETLTANKLREGYIRPLAFVGAGEMGVYPGGNPVHTIIAAWPWGAYLGPEALEMGIRAKTSSFARTHVNTLMSKAKAAGNYVNSILAKVEAKEEGYDEAVMLDTNGFVSEASGENIFIVRDGIIKTTPWTSILGGITRDAVMKVARDLGYTVEEQLFTRDELYIADEAFFTGTAAEMTPIREVDHRIIGAGRAGKVTKHLQKEFFAVAKGENPKYASWSTRYTV, translated from the coding sequence ATCATGGAGAAGACAAAATTCATCTGGTTTGATGGCAAGTTGGTTCCCTGGGATCAGGCGCAGGTTCATGTGCTGACCCATGCCCTGCATTACGGCAGCGCCGTCTTTGAAGGCATTCGCGCCTATGCCTGTGCTGACGGAAGCTCGTCGGTATTCCGCCTGCCCGAACACAGCACCCGCCTGGTCAACTCCGCCAAAATCCTTCGTCTGGAACTCCCCTACACGGCCGAACAGATTGCCGATGCGGTGGTGGAAACCCTCACGGCCAACAAGCTGCGCGAAGGCTACATCCGTCCGCTGGCCTTTGTGGGCGCCGGCGAAATGGGCGTGTATCCCGGCGGCAACCCGGTGCATACCATCATTGCCGCCTGGCCCTGGGGCGCCTACCTCGGCCCCGAAGCCCTGGAAATGGGCATCCGCGCCAAGACCAGCTCCTTTGCCCGCACGCACGTCAATACCCTCATGAGCAAGGCCAAGGCTGCCGGCAACTATGTGAACTCCATCCTGGCCAAGGTGGAAGCCAAGGAAGAAGGCTATGACGAAGCCGTCATGCTGGATACCAACGGCTTTGTGTCCGAAGCCAGCGGCGAAAATATCTTCATCGTGCGCGACGGCATCATCAAGACCACGCCGTGGACCTCCATCCTCGGCGGCATCACCCGTGATGCCGTCATGAAGGTGGCCCGCGATCTGGGCTATACGGTGGAAGAACAGCTCTTCACCCGTGACGAGCTGTACATCGCCGACGAAGCCTTCTTCACCGGTACGGCCGCTGAAATGACGCCCATCCGCGAAGTGGACCACCGCATCATCGGCGCGGGCCGGGCCGGCAAGGTGACCAAGCACCTGCAAAAGGAATTCTTTGCCGTGGCCAAGGGCGAAAATCCCAAGTACGCTTCCTGGAGCACCCGCTACACTGTCTAG
- the dnaX gene encoding DNA polymerase III subunit gamma/tau translates to MKHLSLAARYRPQTFAEVAGQDTVKAVLSRAAAEDKVAAAYLLSGTRGVGKTTIARIFAKALNCEHAPGPEPCNQCAQCRRITQGSHVDVTEIDGASNNSVEDARALRETIGYAPMEGRYKIFIIDEAHMLSRNAFNALLKTLEEPPEHVVFIFATTEVHKFPITIVSRCQHFVFRHLSAEALAAHLRHVLEKEGISFEEGAVRLIARRAAGSVRDSMSLLDQALALGGEELTVPVVRDVLGLAGQELFVQLFEALLARDCAAVAGLARHIARQGVDIGFFVRELSGHLRDLFLLRQGGRAMLPHLDLTDDEAAAWQALAPRFLPAHLHAAWQMTLDAQRGIVQNPEPAAALELMLLNLALLPQLLPLEQLPTGMTGPAVTAADTPAAAETAPSLPRPPREAAPVPPRHAADSTQATRPAPVRRPVTPPRAAARTPDSPPSHTAGATPPACGEADGDSEPAPPARRNNAQAASADGPLPATEGVAPRDHQPDAQAASVPAAAPPAAADVPPAATGADPEGAPRDWQAFCAFCASRQEAGHSAPSLPVLRQMRAEWTPGRLRLFPQAAAFLRQAEKERPLLMEALAAYGAGSPEVELVAPRPHRNGAELIEEFRKRPEMQACLSVLNATITHCTEA, encoded by the coding sequence ATGAAGCATCTTTCCCTCGCAGCGCGCTACCGTCCCCAGACCTTTGCCGAGGTGGCCGGACAGGATACCGTCAAGGCCGTCCTGTCCCGTGCTGCCGCCGAAGACAAGGTGGCTGCCGCCTATCTGCTCAGCGGGACGCGCGGCGTGGGCAAGACCACCATTGCCCGCATCTTTGCCAAGGCCCTCAACTGCGAGCATGCCCCCGGTCCCGAACCCTGCAATCAGTGCGCCCAGTGCCGGCGCATCACCCAGGGCAGCCATGTGGACGTGACGGAAATCGACGGCGCTTCCAACAACAGTGTGGAAGATGCCCGTGCCCTGCGCGAAACCATCGGCTATGCGCCCATGGAGGGCCGCTACAAGATTTTCATCATCGACGAAGCGCACATGCTGTCGCGCAATGCCTTCAATGCCCTGCTCAAGACACTGGAGGAGCCGCCGGAGCATGTGGTCTTCATCTTTGCCACCACCGAGGTCCACAAGTTTCCCATTACCATTGTCAGCCGCTGCCAGCACTTTGTCTTTCGTCATCTGAGCGCAGAGGCCCTGGCCGCGCACCTGCGCCACGTGCTGGAAAAGGAGGGCATCTCCTTTGAAGAGGGCGCCGTGCGCCTCATTGCCCGGCGCGCCGCCGGCAGCGTGCGCGACAGCATGTCGCTGCTGGATCAGGCCCTGGCCCTGGGCGGCGAGGAACTGACGGTACCCGTGGTGCGCGACGTGCTGGGACTGGCCGGGCAGGAACTCTTTGTCCAGCTGTTCGAGGCCCTGCTGGCCAGAGACTGCGCCGCCGTGGCCGGCCTGGCCCGCCACATTGCCCGGCAGGGCGTGGACATCGGCTTTTTTGTGCGGGAACTTTCCGGACACCTGCGGGACCTTTTTCTGCTGCGTCAGGGCGGCCGGGCCATGCTGCCCCATCTGGACCTGACGGACGACGAGGCCGCCGCATGGCAGGCCCTGGCGCCCCGCTTTCTGCCTGCCCATCTGCATGCGGCCTGGCAGATGACCCTGGACGCCCAGCGGGGAATCGTGCAGAATCCCGAACCGGCCGCCGCCCTGGAACTCATGCTGCTCAACCTGGCCCTGCTGCCGCAGCTGCTGCCACTGGAACAGCTGCCCACCGGCATGACCGGCCCCGCAGTCACGGCGGCCGACACGCCTGCCGCAGCCGAGACGGCGCCATCGCTCCCCCGGCCCCCGCGCGAGGCAGCCCCCGTGCCCCCGCGTCATGCCGCGGACAGCACGCAGGCCACCCGGCCGGCCCCCGTGCGCCGACCCGTCACGCCGCCGCGCGCAGCTGCCAGAACGCCGGACAGCCCCCCGTCGCATACCGCCGGGGCAACGCCCCCTGCATGCGGCGAGGCCGATGGCGACAGCGAGCCTGCGCCCCCCGCCCGCCGCAACAACGCGCAGGCCGCATCTGCCGACGGTCCGCTTCCGGCGACGGAGGGCGTGGCGCCCCGCGACCATCAGCCGGATGCGCAGGCCGCCTCTGTCCCTGCGGCGGCACCGCCTGCTGCCGCGGACGTACCGCCTGCCGCCACAGGCGCCGATCCGGAAGGCGCCCCCCGGGACTGGCAGGCCTTCTGCGCCTTCTGTGCCAGCCGCCAGGAAGCCGGACACAGCGCGCCCTCCCTGCCGGTGCTGCGGCAGATGCGCGCCGAATGGACCCCCGGCAGGCTGCGCCTTTTTCCGCAGGCTGCGGCCTTCCTCCGCCAGGCGGAAAAGGAACGCCCCCTGCTCATGGAGGCTCTGGCCGCCTACGGGGCCGGCAGCCCGGAGGTGGAACTTGTGGCCCCCCGGCCGCATCGCAACGGGGCCGAACTCATCGAGGAATTTCGCAAGCGCCCGGAGATGCAGGCCTGCCTCTCGGTGCTCAATGCCACCATAACCCATTGTACAGAAGCATAA